The genomic DNA TCTATTGTTTTTCCTTTTTTCCTGATCCTATCGCTTTTAAAAACGTCATCCTTTAGGTATGATAAGGGATGGAGAATATATAAATAGTAAAGGAAGATTGTATGATAGTACGTAATGATGAAGAACTGGAAGCACTAAAAGAAATCGGCAGGATTGTCGCGGAGATCCGGGACGAATTGAGAAAACAAACAAAACCGGGAGTCACGACCAAGGAACTCGATGAGATTGCAGGACGCATGTTTGAAGAAGCGGGTGCCCTTTCCGGACCTAAAGGAGAATATGATTTTCCGGGGTACACATGCATTTCAGTGAATGAAGAAGTAGCGCATGGCATCCCAGGCAGCCGGGTCATCAATGAAGGAGACCTGGTGAATGTGGATGTATCAGGTTCAAAAAACGGTTTTTATGCCGATACGGGAATCTCATTTGTGGTTGGTCAAGGAGAAGCCGTGTTAACAGAGCTTTGTGAGACGGCCATCAAATCATTTGAAGCTGGACTGCGTAAAGCCAAAGCAGGGTCAAAGCTCAATGGAATCGGGAAGGCCGTACACAATGAGGCAAGAAAGAATGGATTCACCGTCATCATGAACCTGACTGGTCACGGAGTGGGGAAATCCCTTCATGAGAAGCCGGATCATGTTCTGAATTATTTCGATCCATGGGATAACGCCCTTCTGAAGGAGGGGATGGTCCTTGCTTTTGAACCTTTCGTTTCTACCGAAGCACAAAACGTCATCGAAAAAGGGGATGGCTGGACCTATATCACTCCAGATGGAAGTAAAGTGGCACAGATCGAGCATACGATCGTCATTACCAAAGGTGAACCCATCATCCTGACCCAATTATAAAAACGAGCGATCCCGTTAGAAGCGGGATCGCTCTTTTCCTATTTATACGATTTTGGTTTTGCCGCATTCCTGGCATTTTCGGTAGAACTTCCCGTCTTCGACCCTTGATTTAAAGACGTTATTGCCACATTCGCAGCGACCGCTGTGTTCATCAGGTTCGTCTCTATATAAAACGATTTTCTCTTCAGACATGACCGGTTCCTCCTTACTTCCATTCGTTTTTATTCTAATATAAGCGGCTAAGATTGTTAAGCCTAACTCTTAATTCTATATTTTTCCATAAAATCCAATATGTACTTAGAAAACGCTCTCTATTACATTACTGAAATATTCTTGACTTATTATTATAAAGTTCCTGTTATTGAAATGAGATTTTACTATGTTAGTATGGTCACTGTTAGCTAATACAAACTCGCTAGCTACATAAGGAGGAATTTTTCATGAAACTAAAGAAATCGATCATTTCTGTAGCAGCTTTCACCACACTCGCGGTTGCCGGTGGTGCCAGCGCATCAGCACAAGATATCGATGTCAAAAAGGGAGATACGTTATGGGGAATAGCGAAGGAGTATGGTACATCTGTTGATCAACTCAAAAAATGGAATAACATTTCCAGCGACTATATTTACCCTGATCAAAAGCTGACGGTTTCTTCCAAAGAATACTACACAGTGAAATCAGGAGACACACTCTGGGGTATCTCCTCATACTATGGTCTTTCAGTAGAAAACCTTAAAAACTGGAATGCACTGGACAACGATCTAATCGTTCCGGGCCAAGAGCTCGTTATAAACTTTGAAGATAAATCACCTTCAGCCCCTGTAAATACTTCTGATGAGGCAGCACCTGCCCAAGAAAAAGCAGAGGTAGCTCCAGAAGCTGAAGCACCAAAGGCTGAAGAGCCTAAAGCAGAAGAACCTAAAGCAGAAGAACCTGCCAAGGAAGCCTCAACTGAACCAGCTCAAGAAGAGAGCGTGGCAAAAGAACTTTCAGTCGAAGCCACTGCTTACACGGCTGATTGTGCCGGATGTTCAGGTGTTACGGCCACAGGTGTTAACCTGAAGGAAAACCCTGATCAAAAAGTAATCGCTGTTGATCCAAGCGTGATCCCACTGGGATCTAAAGTATACGTTGAAGGATACGGCTATGCGACTGCAGCTGATACAGGCGGTGCCATCAAAGGAAATAAAATTGACGTATTCATCCCTTCTGAAGACCAAGCAAGAGACTTCGGACGTAAAACAGTAACTGTAAAAGTACTAGACTAATAGGAATCGAACCAGAGAACCATCCAAATCATGGGTGGTTCTTTCTTTTTATGGTACCCCGTTTTCCTCATTTATACTCTGTTTTATAACAATTACCATTATTACATCTCTGTCATCTAACTGTCATAGAGTTATAAACAGTTTGTCATGGAGATGAGGCATGACTATGTTACTATTTCCTCTGGTTGGTTCATTAGGACCACAACTAAGGAGGAATCACACATCTATGTTAAAAGCGATTATTTCCACATTTACCCTCGCTTCCATTTTCTCCATTGGATTTGCAGAAGTATCGGCCAAAGAAAATTCCAAGGAATTAGCCCTAGCTGATATCCAACATATAGATCAGGATAACTATTTCACAGATCTCGCTGAACGCCATGAGGATTCTGTTGATGAAGTCAAAGAGCGTAAATCACTCCTTAAAGAAGGCGTCCGGAGCGAACCTGTGATTAAAAAGGAAAAAAAAACTGCATCAAAGCCAAAAGCTGAGACCCAAGAAGAAAACATAGCGAAGACTGTAACAGTTAAAGCGACTGCTTACACTGCACATTGTGAAGGGTGCATCGGTATTACCAAAACGGGGGTTGACTTACTCGCAAACCCGAATGAAAGAGTCATCGCCGTTGACCCATCCGTCATTCCATTGGGATCAAAGGTTTATATCGAAGGATATGGTTATGCTAAAGCTGAAGACACCGGAGGCGCTATAAAGGGAAACCGGATCGATATCTATATGCAGCATGAAAAAGATGCGCTGGCATACGGAGTGAAAGAAGATATCAAAGTGAAGATAATTGAATGATCCGGGGGAGGATGCCTAAATGGCATTCTCCTTTATTTTGATTAAAATGACCCATGGCATCTTCAATAGGAATGGTTTCATACAAAAACACTCATACTAATAGCGCAAAGCTCGACAACATTCGCTTAATCGTGGTTTATAGATGTCGAAAAACGGGAATGGGTAAGAAGTATCACTCCTTGTGTCAAAATTCACAAACAATAATCTGATTGATTGTTGATAAAGTGTCTTCATTTGAAATTGTCAACATCCTCTGATAGTGTTACATGGGAGTTTTTTGTACATACCAATTTAATCGAAAGGGAGAATTTTATGAAAAGAATTTCAAACGTATTTTGGATTACCCTGGCAATCGTAGTGGTTGCCGTGGGCTTCGGAGCCATTGCTCCAGACACATTTAAAACGGCAACAGCCAACGTGCAATCATTCATAACATCGAGTTTCGGCTGGTACTACCTGATATTAGTCAGCGTCATCGTCATTTTCTGCATTTTCCTCATCGTCAGCCCGATCGGTACCATCCGGCTTGGTAAACCTGATGACAGACCGGAGTACTCCAGGGGAACATGGTTTGCCATGCTGTTCAGCGCAGGGATGGGGATCGGACTCGTCTTCTGGGGGGCTGCTGAGCCTCTTTCCCATTATATGACGCCTCCACTCGCTGAAGGAGGAACAGATCAAGCGATCAAAGAATCCCTTCGCTATACCTTCTTCCACTGGGGGATACATGCCTGGGGGATCTACGCCATCGTTGCACTGGCACTAGCGTACTTCAACTTCAGGAAAGATGAACCTGCGTTGATTTCTTCAACCCTCCGCCCGATACTCGGTGATAAGGTAAAGGGACCGATTGGTACCATCATCGACGTCCTTGCAGTATTTGCAACGGTTGTGGGTGTAGCTACAACACTTGGCTTTGGAGCAGCACAGATTAACGGAGGATTATCGTACCTATTCGGAATTCCGAATAATTTTACGGTCCAAACGATCATTGTAATTGTCGTTACCGTCCTGTTCATGATTTCAGCCTGGTCCGGTTTGAGTAAAGGAATCAAATATTTGTCGAACACCAATATGGTGCTTGCCGTCGCATTGCTGATCCTTGTTTTCGTAATGGGGCCTACATTACTTATCTTGAATCTGTTTACTGATACGCTTGGTTCCTATATGCAAAACATCGTCTCCATGAGCTTCAGGATAGCCCCGCTTAATCCGGAGCACAGGGAATGGATCAATGGATGGACGATTTTCTACTGGGCATGGTGGATCTCCTGGTCACCATTTGTCGGAATCTTCATCGCAAGGGTATCAAAAGGAAGGACGATCCGGGAATTCCTTATCGGAGTTCTGCTGCTACCATCCCTTGTCAGCTTCTTCTGGTTTGCCGTATTCGGAACTTCAGCCATCGATGTTCAACAAGCTGTCAGTAACGATATCTCCAAACTGAATACGGAAGAGGTCCTGTTTGCCGTCTTTAACGGAATGCCGGGGACAACGATCCTTGCTATCATCGCGATTGCTTTGATTGGTACATTCTTCATCACCTCTGCCGACTCTGCGACATTCGTTCTAGGTATGCAGACCACTTATGGATCCAACAACCCGCCGAACTATGTGAAGCTTACATGGGGTGTTGCTCAATCCATCGTCGCGCTTATCCTTTTGTACAGCGGTGGGCTTGATGCACTTCAAAATGCACTGATCATAGCCGCTCTTCCTTTCTCCGTGATCATCGCCCTGATGATGGCATCCCTGTATAAATCCTTGAACAGGGAAAAGAAAGAACTTGGTTTGTATATTAAGCCTAAGCCTAGAAAACCGAAGGAACCTAAACCGCACAAAGAAAAAAGGCGTAAGAAACATGAACATGCCGATGAGCCTAAAACTGAATCGTAATTTACAGAAAGGACATTCCGTCAAGGGATGTCCTTTTTTCTGGTCATTTGCCTCAATTTTCTTATCTTGCGGCAGGCAGAACCCTTGAATGACAAGGCTGAATAAATGACGGAAGAAAAAAACTGAAGATGATATTAACCTACAAGTTGTCCTCTACATACATTGATATCGTAGTAAGATACTTGGAGGTGACTGATGATGTACGGATACGGATACCCTGGTTATGGATATGGCTGCGGTGGCGGCGGCGGATACGCTGGAGGCTTTGCGTTAATCGTAGTATTATTCATCCTATTAATTATCGTTGGAGCAGCATTTGTTTGCTAATGAGATAACCTAAAAGGTGCCTGGGATCACCATTACAAAAAGATGACGGTGGTCCCGGGTTTTCTTTTTTGATTGTCATGTGCACTCTTCTGTATTAAGATACATGGAGGAGAACCGACAATCATTACATAAAGGATCAGTGATATGGCTAAACAAAAGAGAAAATCTAAAAAGAAGAGAAGAATTTCTATCCTTGTGATCCTGGCGATCCCATTGCTCATTCTTGGACTTTATACCGTTCTCTACTATGAATATCCGTACAAGCTGTCTTCGATCGTTCAAACGGATGTGCCTGAAGAGTACATGCCCATCTATAAAGCGGCCGAAAAAGAGTACGGAGTCCCATGGTATCTTCTTGCCGCTCATCATAAAGTCGAGACGAGATTTTCGACCATGAAGACATTGATATCTCCGGTAGGTGCCGAAGGTCATATGCAGTTCATGCCATGTACATGGGTAGGATGGTCCCATCCGAGCTGCTCGGGACTGGGGGAAGGGGATATTCCTGAAGAAGATAAAGTAAATCCTGATGTGATTGCAAAATACGGCGGCTATGGGGTCGATGCAAATGGAGACGGGAAAGCAGATCCGTTTGATATTGAAGATGCTATATTCAGTGCTGCCAACTTTCTAGCTAATAATGGTGCTGCCGACGGCGAAATAGAAAAAGCAGTATTAACCTACAATCAAAGTGACGAATATGTGAAAGACGTGATGTATTACGCAGATCTATTCCTTGAAAAGGAAGAAGAAGACGATAAAACTCCGATGTAAAAGGCCCTTTGGGCTTTTTTTCGTCCTGGGTATTGATTGTTAGAATACGGAACATCCCGTCAAGAAAGGGGACCTCAATGAAGCAGACAGAAATCATAAGTGAATGGCAGGATGCCCTTGATATGGAGATCATTCAGATGAAGAAGAAGCAAAACAGTGGAATAAGGGTTGAGAATGGTCGATGTATCAAAAAGGAGGAAGGGAGCTATGTATATTGGTTCACCCTTCCTTATCCCCGTTCATTCCCAGAAGGCGGGTCCATTCAGATTGATTATCAGAATAAGAACCTCCAAGGGATCGTTATTTCATCGGAAGAAACCGAATGTATCATTGAATTGGATCAGTACTTGGGGGACATACTCGGTTATGCCCGTCTAATTTATGAACCCTGGGAGCTGCTGGAGAAACTGTGGCAGCGCCTGGAAGACATCAAAGAAAGGCATGGTAAATCCTCCCGTGCAATCAGGACCATACAGCCCTCCGGAGTGACGCATCACCCGCCAGGTAAGCATCTTCTGCATGAAGCGTATGTAAGAAGCAAATACAATGATCTGACCTATATGTGGGGACCACCCGGTACGGGAAAGACCTATACGCTTGCCCGGGTGGCTGCTTACCATTATACAGAAGGCCAAAGGATTCTCATCCTGTCACACAGCAATGCAGCCGTTGATGTATTAATAGAAGAAATGCATCATTTTTTAACAGAAAATGATCGCTGGACCCCGGGTGAAGTCGTTCGTTACGGGCAAAATCGAAAATCACTCTCTGCAGAAGCCCGTGACGTCAGCTTGACACAGCTCCTCGAACTCCAGGACCCCAAGCTGTCAGAGGAACGGGGGAAGGTAGAAAAATATCGGATGAAGCTGAAGAAGAAACTGACAAAGAAATTCTCGAATTATGACTCAGAACGCTTGAGCCGGCTCGAGATGCATTATCAAAAAATCAAGGAAAAGCTGAAGAGGAGGGAGGGAACGGCACTAGAGGAAGCAAGCGTTGTCGGGACCACCCTATCCAAGGCCGCCATCGACTCTTTGATTTATGACAATGAGTATGACCTTGTCATCGTGGATGAAGCCAGCATGGCTTATATCCCTCAGCTCGCATTCGCGGCCACACTGGGCAAGAGAGTCATCATCTGTGGAGACTTCAAGCAACTCCCACCGATTTCCTCATCGTTTCATCCCCTTGTAAAGAAGTGGCTGAATGAAGATATCTTCCATCGTTCAGGTGTAGCAAAGGTGATCGAAGCAGGCGGTCACCACCCACAGCTCCTTCTCCTGCCCGAACAGCGCCGTATGCACCCGAGTATCTCCTCTTTTACCAACCGATATATTTATCATTCCAGGGTTTATGACCATCCTTCCGTAGCAGAGGCCAGGGCATCGATCGTCATGAAACGTCCGTTCAAGGGAGATGGGGGGATCTTGTTCGATGTTCCCCAGGTGTCTCAATGGGGCTTGACCCATAAAGGGTCGAGGTGGAATCCGATATCAGGTATCCTCTCAATTTCCCTTGCCGTTGAAGCCCTTCAGGATGGTGTGACCTCCCTAGGGATCGTTACACCTTACAGGGTGCAGGCTCAGTGGATCAAAACCCTTCTTGATGAAGGGATATCGAGGGACTGGGAAGGGCCGGCACTTCAACTGTATGCCTCCACCGTTCACGGGTTTCAAGGATCAGAGAACGATATGATGATTTTTGATGTGGTGGATGGACCGAATCACGAACGTCCTGGCAGATTGCTGACGGGTAAATCGAGTGATCGACTGGTGAATGTAGCCGTAACCAGAGCAAGGGGCAAATTCATCCTGATGGGAGACCACCGCTTCATGAAGAGAAAGGGAGGCAAGTCCATGCCCCTCCGACAGCTGATCGACCATCTGGAATCCACAGGAAGGAACATCACGTTTCAAGAAGTAGAGCCCGTTGCTACAAAACGAATCAAATGGTTTCCTTGGGGAGATCAAAAGAAATTTCTAAAGGACCTTGCATCTTCAAAAAATTCGATCCGCGTCTTGACAAGCAATCGACAAGACATCCCGCCTGACATCATGGCCCTCCTCCAGGCAGCAAGCCGGACAGTGGAGGTCACGTTCGAGGATCATGCGGGCGGGACGTCCCTGATCATCGATCAAAAGGTACTATGGATCAACCCGTTTGAGCAAGGGTCGTTTCCCTTCCATCTGCGACTGTTCTCCAAAACCATATGTTCCCGATATATGGAATTGATCAAAGAATGAAAAACGATCAGGACATGGAGTCCTGATCGTTTTTACAATCAATGAAGTAGCGATCCTGCGTGCAAGATCCGGATTGTTTCTTGAAGATGATGATTTCGATGGAATGGTGCCCAAGTGTGTATGAAAGGGTATGGTGATCCAAAGAGAAAGGGAACGTCACCGACCTCTTGCACTCCCTATCCTTCAGATTGAGGATAATATGCAGAAGGTGATCCTCTTTCTTAATGATCACGGCTTCCGGATGTATGTGTTCAGTATCGACTTCCAGGATAAAGGATGCCGTCGATTCAAAGAACTCCAGGCGGAATTCCTTTTCATCAAGCTGGGCATTGGCAGGATCGAGGAACCATCCTTTCATATCCTCTTCCCAGCTTTCGAGGCGAAAATCCTCTTTTTCCTTTCCCATGTGACTACGACCCCCACTGATCTCTTTCAGCACAGTATATTCGCGGCTAAAAGAAAAGGTGAGGAATTAAAGACAAGCCGGTCAAGGACGACCGGCCTGCTTGTTACATATCGTGATGCTGGTTATGTTTTTGACGGGAGTGGTTCCGGTTTTTTACCTTATGGGACCCACTCAATGGTTTAGGCTGTCCGGATTGTTCGGGAGCATTTTTCCTGATGTCTTTCGGCGTGTGTTTTTCCATCTTTATGTGCCTCCTTGGTCCGAATGTTTATCTGTCGGTTAAAAGGGTAGTGTATTGGTGGGAAATCCCTTTTTATGATTGTTTTTCTTTTTTTGTTGTACTGTTTCTGCTTTTCTGTCAGCGGCTTATTGGACAGTTCTTCAATAACCTGTGCCCTTGCCTTGTGAATCTGCTGTATTCATGCCGCTAACCAAATGGTTGGTTTTTCTATTTCCCATGAAAACACCTTCCATATCATTAGAATGCCTCATGATGGGATCTTCTATAGGAGGGAAGAGCCACCATATTCACTTTTTCAGCATAATATTTCAAAGATGCTGACAAGTTGCGACAACGTGCAGACCCTTGATATGACAATGTTCTCTGCAGTAACTATCGCTAATGAAGGTTTTTGATAAGCAAAACTTATCAAAAACAATAACTTTATTGTTATTTACTTATGTAATCGCTTGTAATATGATAATTAGTGTGAGAAAAGTTTGACCATTTTTACAGCTTTTCTGCGTCAATGTACGCAAGCAGTCAGAGGGGGAACTAATAATGGCAAAGAATGATGTATTCAATGCACGCACTTCATTTGAGCTTGACGGAAAACGTTATCATTACTACCGTCTAAAAGCTCTTGAAGAAGCTGGCGTGACAAAAATCAACCGCTTACCTTACAGCGTCAAGGTACTACTCGAATCCGTCCTGCGTCAATACGACGGACGTGTCATCAATCAAGAGCATATTGAAAACTTAGCGAACTGGGGATCTTCCGAAGTAAAGGATGCGGAAGTTCCATTCAAACCATCACGTGTCATCCTTCAAGATTTCACGGGCGTACCGGCTGTTGTGGATCTTGCATCCCTTCGTAAAGCCATGGCTGACATCGGTGGGGATCCACAGAAGATCAATCCGGAAATCCCGGTTGACCTCGTCATCGACCACTCTGTCCAAGTGGATCAGTATGGTACAGCTACAGCACTGAAAGCGAACATGGACCTAGAATTCGAACGTAATACGGAGCGTTACCAGTTCTTGAGCTGGGCGCAAAAAGCATTTGAAAACTATCGTGCTGTTCCACCGGCAACGGGAATCGTCCATCAGGTCAACCTTGAGTACCTTGCAAGTGTTGTCCATGCCGTCGAAA from Rossellomorea marisflavi includes the following:
- the map gene encoding type I methionyl aminopeptidase — its product is MIVRNDEELEALKEIGRIVAEIRDELRKQTKPGVTTKELDEIAGRMFEEAGALSGPKGEYDFPGYTCISVNEEVAHGIPGSRVINEGDLVNVDVSGSKNGFYADTGISFVVGQGEAVLTELCETAIKSFEAGLRKAKAGSKLNGIGKAVHNEARKNGFTVIMNLTGHGVGKSLHEKPDHVLNYFDPWDNALLKEGMVLAFEPFVSTEAQNVIEKGDGWTYITPDGSKVAQIEHTIVITKGEPIILTQL
- a CDS encoding 3D domain-containing protein, which gives rise to MKLKKSIISVAAFTTLAVAGGASASAQDIDVKKGDTLWGIAKEYGTSVDQLKKWNNISSDYIYPDQKLTVSSKEYYTVKSGDTLWGISSYYGLSVENLKNWNALDNDLIVPGQELVINFEDKSPSAPVNTSDEAAPAQEKAEVAPEAEAPKAEEPKAEEPKAEEPAKEASTEPAQEESVAKELSVEATAYTADCAGCSGVTATGVNLKENPDQKVIAVDPSVIPLGSKVYVEGYGYATAADTGGAIKGNKIDVFIPSEDQARDFGRKTVTVKVLD
- a CDS encoding 3D domain-containing protein — its product is MLKAIISTFTLASIFSIGFAEVSAKENSKELALADIQHIDQDNYFTDLAERHEDSVDEVKERKSLLKEGVRSEPVIKKEKKTASKPKAETQEENIAKTVTVKATAYTAHCEGCIGITKTGVDLLANPNERVIAVDPSVIPLGSKVYIEGYGYAKAEDTGGAIKGNRIDIYMQHEKDALAYGVKEDIKVKIIE
- a CDS encoding glycine betaine uptake BCCT transporter translates to MKRISNVFWITLAIVVVAVGFGAIAPDTFKTATANVQSFITSSFGWYYLILVSVIVIFCIFLIVSPIGTIRLGKPDDRPEYSRGTWFAMLFSAGMGIGLVFWGAAEPLSHYMTPPLAEGGTDQAIKESLRYTFFHWGIHAWGIYAIVALALAYFNFRKDEPALISSTLRPILGDKVKGPIGTIIDVLAVFATVVGVATTLGFGAAQINGGLSYLFGIPNNFTVQTIIVIVVTVLFMISAWSGLSKGIKYLSNTNMVLAVALLILVFVMGPTLLILNLFTDTLGSYMQNIVSMSFRIAPLNPEHREWINGWTIFYWAWWISWSPFVGIFIARVSKGRTIREFLIGVLLLPSLVSFFWFAVFGTSAIDVQQAVSNDISKLNTEEVLFAVFNGMPGTTILAIIAIALIGTFFITSADSATFVLGMQTTYGSNNPPNYVKLTWGVAQSIVALILLYSGGLDALQNALIIAALPFSVIIALMMASLYKSLNREKKELGLYIKPKPRKPKEPKPHKEKRRKKHEHADEPKTES
- a CDS encoding lytic transglycosylase domain-containing protein, with protein sequence MAKQKRKSKKKRRISILVILAIPLLILGLYTVLYYEYPYKLSSIVQTDVPEEYMPIYKAAEKEYGVPWYLLAAHHKVETRFSTMKTLISPVGAEGHMQFMPCTWVGWSHPSCSGLGEGDIPEEDKVNPDVIAKYGGYGVDANGDGKADPFDIEDAIFSAANFLANNGAADGEIEKAVLTYNQSDEYVKDVMYYADLFLEKEEEDDKTPM
- a CDS encoding DEAD/DEAH box helicase is translated as MKQTEIISEWQDALDMEIIQMKKKQNSGIRVENGRCIKKEEGSYVYWFTLPYPRSFPEGGSIQIDYQNKNLQGIVISSEETECIIELDQYLGDILGYARLIYEPWELLEKLWQRLEDIKERHGKSSRAIRTIQPSGVTHHPPGKHLLHEAYVRSKYNDLTYMWGPPGTGKTYTLARVAAYHYTEGQRILILSHSNAAVDVLIEEMHHFLTENDRWTPGEVVRYGQNRKSLSAEARDVSLTQLLELQDPKLSEERGKVEKYRMKLKKKLTKKFSNYDSERLSRLEMHYQKIKEKLKRREGTALEEASVVGTTLSKAAIDSLIYDNEYDLVIVDEASMAYIPQLAFAATLGKRVIICGDFKQLPPISSSFHPLVKKWLNEDIFHRSGVAKVIEAGGHHPQLLLLPEQRRMHPSISSFTNRYIYHSRVYDHPSVAEARASIVMKRPFKGDGGILFDVPQVSQWGLTHKGSRWNPISGILSISLAVEALQDGVTSLGIVTPYRVQAQWIKTLLDEGISRDWEGPALQLYASTVHGFQGSENDMMIFDVVDGPNHERPGRLLTGKSSDRLVNVAVTRARGKFILMGDHRFMKRKGGKSMPLRQLIDHLESTGRNITFQEVEPVATKRIKWFPWGDQKKFLKDLASSKNSIRVLTSNRQDIPPDIMALLQAASRTVEVTFEDHAGGTSLIIDQKVLWINPFEQGSFPFHLRLFSKTICSRYMELIKE
- a CDS encoding small acid-soluble spore protein P, which translates into the protein MEKHTPKDIRKNAPEQSGQPKPLSGSHKVKNRNHSRQKHNQHHDM